Proteins encoded within one genomic window of Candidatus Thiodiazotropha endoloripes:
- a CDS encoding deoxynucleoside kinase translates to MNDLPEMPRFLVVEGPIGVGKTSLVRRLANHFQSEMLLEGAEENPFLQRFYENPREAALPAQLFFLFQRSRQWNGLVQDDLFRQQLIADFMLEKDRLFAQINLDKDELALYEQVYQQLTLQAPPPDLVVYLQAPVDTLMKRIKKRARPQEKTIEADYLKKLCDAYTDFFYYYDRSPLLIINAAEINPLERQRDFDLLIEHISSEGPDRRYLNPTMSL, encoded by the coding sequence TTGAACGACTTGCCTGAGATGCCCCGGTTTTTAGTTGTGGAGGGGCCGATCGGCGTGGGTAAGACCAGCCTGGTGCGGCGTCTGGCCAACCACTTCCAGAGTGAGATGTTACTGGAAGGTGCGGAGGAGAATCCGTTTCTACAGCGCTTCTATGAGAACCCCAGAGAGGCGGCACTACCGGCTCAGCTGTTTTTTCTGTTTCAGCGCAGCAGACAGTGGAACGGGCTTGTCCAGGATGATCTGTTTCGTCAGCAATTGATTGCCGATTTTATGCTTGAGAAGGATCGTCTGTTTGCCCAGATCAATCTCGATAAGGATGAGCTGGCGCTCTATGAACAGGTCTATCAACAGTTGACCTTGCAGGCACCTCCACCCGATTTAGTGGTCTATCTACAAGCGCCGGTGGACACGCTTATGAAACGGATAAAAAAGCGTGCCCGTCCACAGGAGAAGACCATCGAGGCGGACTATCTGAAAAAACTCTGTGATGCCTATACAGACTTTTTTTACTATTATGATCGATCGCCTCTACTGATCATCAATGCGGCAGAGATCAATCCGTTGGAACGGCAACGGGATTTTGATCTGTTGATTGAGCATATCAGCAGCGAAGGTCCTGACCGGCGGTATCTCAATCCAACCATGTCACTCTGA
- the galU gene encoding UTP--glucose-1-phosphate uridylyltransferase GalU, whose translation MVKKIRKAVFPVAGMGTRFLPATKANPKEMLPVVDKPLIQYAAEEAEEAGVSSLVFVTGRNKRSIPDHFDKAYELESELKEAGKTALLEKVQNVLPEDVSCIYLRQSEALGLGHAVLCAEPVVADEPFAVILADDLIRGDGGVGALEQMAQIYERYQCSVILVEEVPQEETSKYGIVEVEDDDGETATITSIVEKPKPEDAPSNLGVVGRYILTPRIFSLIKETGRGAGGEIQLTDAIAELLKYEKVRAYRVKGKRYDCGSKLGYLEATVELGLAHEELGDSFKNYLKEMAEKL comes from the coding sequence ATGGTGAAGAAGATTCGCAAGGCGGTATTCCCGGTTGCCGGTATGGGAACACGCTTTCTTCCGGCAACGAAAGCTAATCCCAAGGAGATGCTGCCTGTTGTGGACAAACCGTTGATTCAATACGCTGCAGAGGAGGCAGAGGAAGCCGGAGTCAGCTCCCTGGTGTTTGTAACCGGTCGAAACAAACGCTCAATTCCGGATCATTTCGATAAGGCCTATGAATTGGAGAGTGAGCTGAAAGAGGCTGGTAAAACAGCGTTGCTTGAAAAGGTACAGAATGTCCTGCCTGAAGATGTCAGCTGCATCTATCTGCGTCAGTCTGAAGCTTTGGGGCTGGGTCATGCCGTGCTCTGTGCCGAACCGGTGGTTGCCGATGAGCCTTTTGCGGTAATCCTGGCAGATGATCTGATTCGTGGTGATGGGGGAGTCGGTGCACTGGAACAGATGGCGCAGATCTATGAGCGTTATCAGTGCAGCGTGATACTGGTTGAAGAGGTGCCCCAGGAAGAGACCAGCAAATACGGTATCGTTGAGGTTGAGGACGATGATGGGGAGACAGCCACCATTACCTCAATTGTGGAAAAACCCAAACCTGAAGATGCCCCTTCCAATCTGGGTGTGGTGGGCCGCTATATTCTGACTCCCAGAATCTTCTCCCTGATCAAGGAGACCGGCCGTGGCGCCGGTGGTGAGATTCAGCTGACCGATGCGATTGCCGAACTGCTCAAATATGAAAAAGTCAGGGCCTATCGTGTCAAGGGTAAACGTTACGACTGTGGTAGTAAGCTCGGTTATCTGGAAGCCACCGTCGAGTTAGGCCTGGCCCATGAGGAGCTGGGGGACAGCTTTAAAAACTATCTCAAGGAAATGGCTGAAAAGCTCTAG
- the pyrF gene encoding orotidine-5'-phosphate decarboxylase — MNGTDSKVIVALDFPQQQQALDLVERLDPSLCRLKVGKEMFTRLGPQFVEQLSNRGYDIFLDLKFHDIPNTVAAACDAAADLGVWMINLHASGGRRMMMAARERLEQRSERPLLVAVTILTSLGVEDIAEVGYQGEPAENVLRLAKLTDESGLDGVVCSPREASEIRRQLGQDFLLVTPGVRPSSAAKDDQRRVMTPADAMVAGSSYLVVGRPITAADDPIKALQAINAEVSESLA, encoded by the coding sequence ATGAATGGGACAGACTCTAAGGTCATTGTCGCTTTAGATTTTCCGCAACAGCAACAGGCCTTGGATCTGGTTGAACGCCTCGATCCGTCACTCTGTCGACTGAAGGTGGGTAAAGAGATGTTCACCCGACTGGGTCCGCAGTTTGTCGAGCAGCTGAGCAATCGGGGATATGACATATTTCTGGATCTGAAATTTCATGACATTCCCAACACCGTCGCGGCGGCCTGTGATGCGGCCGCTGATCTGGGGGTATGGATGATAAATCTGCACGCCTCCGGTGGACGGAGAATGATGATGGCGGCAAGAGAGCGCCTGGAGCAACGCAGTGAACGCCCATTGCTGGTCGCAGTAACCATTCTTACCAGCCTGGGTGTCGAGGATATTGCCGAGGTCGGTTATCAAGGTGAACCGGCGGAGAATGTCTTGAGGCTGGCAAAACTGACCGATGAGTCGGGACTGGACGGGGTGGTCTGCTCACCAAGAGAGGCGAGTGAGATACGCCGGCAACTGGGTCAGGATTTTCTGCTTGTGACTCCAGGGGTCAGGCCCAGTAGCGCTGCCAAGGACGATCAGCGCAGAGTGATGACGCCAGCTGACGCAATGGTTGCCGGGTCGAGTTATCTGGTGGTAGGCAGGCCGATCACGGCCGCTGATGATCCGATTAAGGCATTGCAGGCGATCAATGCTGAGGTGTCGGAGTCTCTGGCTTGA
- the lapB gene encoding lipopolysaccharide assembly protein LapB, whose amino-acid sequence MYEALLLLLPVAAASGWFAARRGVAVKSQKQPQEISPVYFKGLNYLLNEQPDKAIDLFIKLLDVDSDTVETHLALGNLFRRRGEVERAIRIHQNLIARPSLSREQRAQALLELGQDYMRAGLFDRAENLFIELTELKLHNEQANIYLLEIYQQEKDWKRCLEVADRITVSHYPALHNAIAHFYCELAEQQLRQQNMAAAESFLKRAQHMKRSNVRVLILQAEIEYTRGDCRSVIRLLRQVEGSDPAYLSETLPRTIECYRKLGQHQELYDYLEQLYQRHHCTEAMLILADMIAESQGEGAAVEAILKHLSDKPDLKGLERLVRLNLQRSEESPRETLEVLLSSVSKLLDKEPAYQCEHCGFTAKKIHWHCPSCKTWGAIKPIQGLGRNIKG is encoded by the coding sequence ATGTATGAGGCACTGCTGTTGTTGCTTCCTGTCGCGGCGGCCTCCGGGTGGTTCGCGGCAAGGCGGGGTGTGGCGGTAAAGAGCCAGAAACAGCCGCAAGAGATCTCTCCGGTCTACTTCAAAGGTCTCAACTACCTGTTGAATGAACAGCCGGATAAGGCGATCGATCTGTTCATCAAGCTGTTGGATGTGGACAGCGATACGGTGGAGACCCATTTGGCTCTGGGCAATCTGTTCCGGCGGCGTGGCGAGGTGGAGCGGGCGATTCGCATTCACCAGAATCTGATTGCCCGACCAAGTCTGAGTCGGGAGCAGCGGGCTCAGGCACTGCTCGAACTGGGGCAGGACTATATGCGGGCCGGGCTGTTCGATCGGGCGGAAAATCTGTTTATCGAATTGACAGAGCTGAAGCTGCATAACGAACAGGCCAATATCTATCTGCTGGAAATCTACCAGCAGGAGAAGGATTGGAAGCGCTGTCTGGAGGTGGCGGACAGAATTACGGTCTCCCACTATCCAGCGCTGCACAACGCCATTGCCCACTTCTATTGTGAATTGGCGGAACAGCAGTTGCGTCAGCAGAACATGGCGGCCGCAGAGAGTTTTCTGAAGCGTGCCCAGCATATGAAGCGCAGTAATGTCCGGGTATTGATCCTGCAGGCTGAAATCGAATATACCCGGGGTGATTGCCGTTCAGTGATACGACTGTTACGACAGGTAGAAGGGAGTGATCCGGCCTATCTGTCAGAGACCCTGCCACGTACCATCGAGTGTTATCGCAAGCTCGGACAGCATCAGGAGCTCTATGACTACCTGGAGCAACTCTATCAGCGTCACCACTGTACCGAAGCCATGTTGATCCTGGCGGATATGATTGCCGAAAGCCAGGGTGAAGGGGCTGCTGTGGAGGCGATACTCAAACACCTCTCCGACAAACCGGATCTGAAAGGTCTGGAACGTCTGGTCAGATTGAATCTGCAACGTAGTGAAGAGAGTCCCAGGGAGACCCTGGAAGTACTCTTGAGTTCCGTTTCAAAATTACTCGATAAGGAACCGGCCTATCAGTGCGAGCATTGTGGATTCACGGCCAAGAAAATCCATTGGCACTGCCCGAGTTGTAAAACCTGGGGGGCGATCAAGCCGATCCAGGGTCTTGGCAGAAACATCAAGGGTTAA
- the pcnB gene encoding polynucleotide adenylyltransferase PcnB encodes MQATGLNSGDSVSAIQIPRNEHNISRANISNNAIKVLTRLSKSGYEAYLVGGGVRDLLLGREPKDFDVATNARPEEVKQVFNNCRLIGRRFRLAHVHFGREIIEVATFRSNQKTTEAGDRQVENGMILRDNVYGTLEEDAQRRDFTINALYYNIDDFSVVDFANGMVDLQQGVIRLLGDVESRYREDPVRLLRAIRFAAKLGFVIEPATEAPIARFAPLLGEVPSARLYEEVLKLFLGGAALESFEKLRHYELFGQLFPATEEALSHEDHEFPITFVNRGMANTDDRLSQGKSVTPAFLFAVLLWEPVRLRAERFEAEGAHPLEALQNAAAEVLSEQAKHVSIPKRFSYPMRDIWQLQARFTQRQGKRPQRLASHPKFRAAYDFLLLRAESGEVDQELADWWTLYQHANGEEKVSMTEQGRRGRGRRRRKRRKKTQTVDE; translated from the coding sequence ATCCAGGCAACTGGACTGAACAGCGGAGATTCTGTGTCCGCCATACAGATACCGAGAAACGAACACAATATTTCCCGCGCCAACATCAGTAACAACGCCATCAAGGTGCTCACCCGGCTGAGTAAGTCCGGATATGAGGCCTACCTGGTGGGTGGTGGTGTGCGTGATCTGCTGCTTGGTCGTGAGCCAAAAGATTTTGATGTGGCTACCAATGCCCGGCCGGAAGAGGTCAAGCAAGTCTTCAACAACTGTCGCCTGATCGGCCGGCGTTTCCGCCTGGCCCATGTCCATTTTGGCCGTGAAATTATAGAGGTAGCCACCTTTCGAAGTAATCAAAAGACCACTGAGGCGGGGGATCGCCAGGTGGAAAACGGCATGATACTCAGGGATAACGTCTACGGCACCCTGGAAGAGGATGCTCAGCGACGGGATTTCACCATCAATGCCCTCTACTACAATATCGATGATTTTTCGGTGGTCGATTTCGCCAACGGCATGGTCGACCTTCAGCAGGGCGTCATCCGGTTGTTGGGAGATGTGGAGAGTCGCTACCGGGAGGATCCGGTACGCCTGCTGAGGGCGATCCGCTTCGCCGCAAAACTTGGTTTTGTGATTGAGCCTGCCACTGAAGCGCCGATCGCCAGGTTTGCTCCGCTGTTGGGTGAAGTTCCTTCAGCACGGCTCTATGAAGAGGTGTTGAAGCTGTTTCTTGGTGGGGCGGCGCTGGAGAGCTTTGAAAAGCTGCGCCATTATGAGCTGTTCGGACAGCTCTTTCCCGCCACCGAAGAAGCGCTCTCCCATGAGGATCATGAATTCCCCATCACCTTTGTCAATCGGGGCATGGCGAATACCGATGACCGTCTGAGCCAGGGTAAATCAGTGACTCCGGCCTTCCTGTTTGCGGTTCTGTTGTGGGAACCGGTCAGGTTGCGAGCTGAGAGGTTTGAAGCGGAGGGTGCACATCCTCTTGAGGCACTGCAGAATGCGGCGGCTGAAGTATTAAGTGAGCAGGCCAAGCATGTTTCGATACCGAAACGCTTCAGCTACCCGATGCGTGACATCTGGCAACTGCAGGCGCGTTTCACCCAGCGGCAGGGCAAACGTCCACAACGGCTGGCCAGCCATCCCAAATTCCGCGCCGCCTACGATTTTCTGTTATTACGCGCTGAGTCGGGTGAGGTCGATCAGGAGTTGGCCGATTGGTGGACTCTCTATCAACACGCCAATGGAGAGGAGAAGGTGTCGATGACCGAGCAGGGAAGGCGCGGTCGGGGCAGACGTCGCAGAAAGCGCCGGAAAAAGACTCAAACCGTTGATGAATGA
- the folK gene encoding 2-amino-4-hydroxy-6-hydroxymethyldihydropteridine diphosphokinase: protein MNDPASVAVYIGLGSNLQNPKWQVESALAELAQLPDSMMVSHSSLYRSRPLGPQDQDDFINAAAHLTTTLAADSLLDALQLLEQQHHRVRERRWGPRSLDLDLLLYGDQTIDTPRLIVPHPEIAKRSFVVLPLLEIAPADLRIPGLGSLQTLSTGIERRDIERLA, encoded by the coding sequence ATGAATGATCCAGCGTCGGTCGCTGTCTATATCGGTCTGGGCAGTAATCTTCAAAACCCGAAATGGCAAGTGGAGAGCGCACTGGCAGAGCTTGCGCAGTTACCGGACAGCATGATGGTGAGCCACTCATCCCTCTATCGGAGTCGTCCGCTCGGGCCTCAGGATCAAGACGATTTCATCAATGCTGCTGCCCACCTCACCACCACATTGGCAGCCGACTCTCTGCTCGACGCCTTACAGCTGCTTGAGCAGCAACACCACCGGGTGCGGGAGCGTCGCTGGGGACCTCGTAGCCTCGATCTGGATCTGCTGCTGTATGGTGATCAGACAATCGATACGCCACGCTTGATTGTCCCTCATCCAGAGATCGCCAAACGGAGTTTTGTCGTGCTGCCGCTGCTTGAAATTGCTCCCGCTGATCTGAGGATTCCCGGTCTGGGCTCACTGCAGACGTTGTCCACTGGCATAGAGAGGCGTGATATTGAACGACTTGCCTGA
- a CDS encoding LapA family protein: protein MRFIKLLFLILVMMFGAVFAVLNSDSVPVNYYFGSRDLPLSLVLTLVLGVGVLLGLFSGMGRIVGLKREIQTLKRRSEMVSKEVNNLRALPLKE, encoded by the coding sequence ATGCGATTCATAAAACTCCTTTTTTTGATCTTGGTGATGATGTTCGGTGCTGTATTTGCGGTACTCAACTCTGACTCGGTACCCGTAAACTACTACTTCGGCAGCCGTGATCTACCGCTCTCCCTGGTATTGACTCTGGTACTTGGAGTCGGTGTTCTGTTGGGTCTTTTTTCCGGCATGGGACGTATCGTCGGACTGAAAAGAGAGATTCAAACGCTGAAAAGACGTAGCGAAATGGTTAGCAAAGAGGTGAATAATCTCCGTGCACTGCCATTGAAAGAGTAA